A genomic stretch from Rhodomicrobium vannielii ATCC 17100 includes:
- a CDS encoding succinate dehydrogenase/fumarate reductase iron-sulfur subunit: MTERADKTIELRVLRYNPETDERPHHQSFTVPYTSDMSVLQGLQWIKDTVDGSLTYRWSCRMAICGSCGMMINAEPKLACHTLLRDLAPGPVTVEPLNHFPIERDLVVTVDDFVKKIESVTPWLIPKHPKPVSEGPYNQTPAQLAAYENFSACINCMLCYAACPQYGENPKFIGPAAMAILQRYDGDSRDGGSALRIDAVHGEDGVWGCTAVGACSDVCPKAVDPMHAVNQNKMNTALDYFLRFLKKRDAK; this comes from the coding sequence ATGACTGAGCGCGCGGATAAGACCATCGAATTGCGCGTGTTGCGCTACAATCCGGAGACGGACGAGAGGCCGCACCATCAGAGCTTCACCGTGCCGTACACGAGCGACATGTCGGTCTTGCAGGGGCTTCAGTGGATCAAGGACACCGTTGACGGTAGCCTGACCTATCGCTGGTCGTGCCGCATGGCGATCTGCGGAAGCTGCGGCATGATGATAAATGCCGAGCCGAAACTGGCCTGCCATACGCTGCTGCGCGATCTCGCGCCGGGCCCCGTCACGGTCGAGCCGCTGAACCATTTCCCCATCGAGCGCGATCTCGTGGTGACGGTGGACGACTTCGTGAAGAAGATCGAGAGCGTCACGCCCTGGCTCATCCCCAAGCATCCGAAGCCGGTTTCGGAAGGGCCATATAATCAGACGCCCGCGCAGTTGGCCGCCTATGAAAACTTCAGCGCCTGCATCAACTGCATGCTGTGCTACGCCGCCTGCCCGCAATATGGCGAGAACCCGAAGTTCATCGGCCCGGCCGCAATGGCGATCCTCCAGCGCTACGATGGCGATTCGCGCGATGGCGGCAGCGCGCTGCGCATCGACGCGGTGCATGGCGAGGACGGCGTGTGGGGTTGCACGGCGGTCGGCGCATGCAGCGATGTTTGCCCCAAGGCCGTAGACCCGATGCACGCCGTCAACCAGAACAAGATGAACACAGCGCTCGACTATTTCCTGCGCTTCCTGAAGAAGAGGGACGCGAAATGA
- the frdD gene encoding fumarate reductase subunit FrdD: MPHAPEKRSNAPIFWLLFGAGGTLSALFGAGLILVTGFLAPQGIGIAPDALSYENALAFTQNWLGKAVIWAVISLFFWHAAERFYLTLKDMHVFSDTGRRLLTYGVAALVTVATAGLLLAIGF, encoded by the coding sequence ATGCCGCACGCACCCGAAAAGCGCAGCAACGCGCCGATTTTCTGGCTTCTGTTCGGCGCGGGCGGCACGCTGTCGGCGCTGTTCGGCGCCGGGCTGATCCTCGTGACCGGTTTTCTTGCACCGCAAGGCATCGGCATCGCGCCCGACGCGCTGAGTTACGAAAACGCGCTTGCGTTCACGCAAAACTGGCTCGGCAAGGCGGTAATCTGGGCCGTGATCTCGCTGTTCTTCTGGCACGCGGCCGAGCGATTTTACCTCACGCTGAAGGACATGCATGTGTTCAGCGATACTGGGCGGCGGCTTCTGACTTATGGGGTTGCCGCGTTGGTGACGGTTGCGACGGCGGGGCTTCTTCTGGCCATCGGGTTTTAG